In Apostichopus japonicus isolate 1M-3 chromosome 3, ASM3797524v1, whole genome shotgun sequence, a single genomic region encodes these proteins:
- the LOC139965679 gene encoding uncharacterized protein: MDTVFLVVVTCLSFLKLSTGQFPNFNPQERNLTVKGNCQSCTGSTYEIPCFGDSNCCIYSSYFCDTIIDCPNGFDEQPHICANIWKTTCDKEAKFNHVKPFELAQCDDGMCITECDVCDGYYLDCTDGSDEDPELCNSDSRPAIQGDCTQFRQGYPIPDE; this comes from the exons ATGGATACTGTTTTCCTCGTAGTCGTCACGTGCCTGAGCTTCCTAAAGTTGTCTACGGGCCAATTTCCAAACTTTAATCCACAAGAGAGAAACCTCACAGTAAAAG GAAACTGCCAAAGCTGTACTGGATCCACATATGAGATACCCTGTTTCGGTGACAGCAATTGCTGTATCTATTCATCATATTTCTGTGATACCATCATTGACTGTCCAAATGGCTTCGACGAACAACCTCATATCTGCGCCAACATATGGAAAA CGACTTGTGACAAGGAAGCGAAATTTAATCATGTCAAACCCTTTGAACTTGCTCAATGTGATGACGGAATGTGTATAACGGAGTGTGACGTATGTGATGGTTATTATCTTGATTGTACAGACGGCTCTGACGAAGACCCAGAACTCTGTAACTCGGACTCCAGGCCAGCAATCCAGGGCGACTGCACCCAGTTTCGTCAGGGATACCCTATCCCAGACGAATAA